Genomic window (Dictyoglomus thermophilum H-6-12):
TAGGAAAGAGCATCAATGAAAGAATTATCCCTTCATTTGCTTGATTTAGTGCAAAACTCTGTAGAGGCTGGAGCAAAGGATATATATATTGAGATGAAAAAGGATCTAATAAATAAGAAGTTGATGTTAAGGATAAAAGATAATGGGAAAGGAATTCCTCCTGAAATGTTGGAGGAATTAAAAAATCCATTTTTTACTACTAGAAAAACTAGAAAAGTAGGTTTGGGAATTCCCCTGTTCTGGGAATTAATAAGAAATTGTGACGGTAGTCTTGAAATTAAATCAGAAGTAGGGAAAGGAACTGAGATTATTGCTGAAGTTCCTTACCATTGTATTGATCTTCCACCATTAGGTGATCTTCCGGGTACTATCTTATCCATAATAGCTACAAATCCTGATTTGAATTTTAGTTTTAGGTTTGAAAAAAATGGA
Coding sequences:
- a CDS encoding ATP-binding protein codes for the protein MKELSLHLLDLVQNSVEAGAKDIYIEMKKDLINKKLMLRIKDNGKGIPPEMLEELKNPFFTTRKTRKVGLGIPLFWELIRNCDGSLEIKSEVGKGTEIIAEVPYHCIDLPPLGDLPGTILSIIATNPDLNFSFRFEKNGDVFDFSTIELKKELGEVPINSLEVISFLKKYLYEHLGGW